One genomic window of Ruminococcus gauvreauii includes the following:
- the dapA gene encoding 4-hydroxy-tetrahydrodipicolinate synthase — protein sequence MKNVIFKGTGTALITPMREGGSINYPVFKELIEMQIRGHADAVIIAGTTGEGSTLTDKEHIELVEFAVRCVNKRIPVIAGAGSNNTSHAVYLSKECERVGADALLHVTPYYNKASQQGLFLHFSECAKASKLPVILYNVPSRTGVNIFPATYKRLSEIDNIVAAKEASGNFSQMAKIASLCKNDLFLYSGNDDQITSALALGAKGVISVLSNILPQETHDICEAYFQGNSEESDNLQLKYLELIEALFLDVNPIPVKQAMRAMGYDVGHCRLPLCDMDSTMAEKMFTVLYRYGLLKSSVRPGSVTIHRPGYAGAIPTRNL from the coding sequence ATGAAAAATGTGATATTTAAAGGTACGGGGACAGCGCTTATAACACCAATGAGAGAAGGCGGGTCAATTAATTATCCGGTATTTAAAGAACTGATTGAAATGCAGATCAGGGGCCATGCGGATGCCGTTATTATTGCAGGGACCACAGGAGAGGGTTCTACGCTTACGGATAAAGAACATATAGAACTGGTAGAATTTGCTGTCCGCTGTGTAAATAAAAGAATTCCGGTAATTGCAGGTGCCGGAAGCAACAATACATCTCACGCTGTATATCTCTCAAAAGAGTGTGAACGCGTGGGGGCAGACGCGCTGCTTCATGTGACACCATATTATAATAAAGCATCACAGCAGGGGTTGTTTCTGCATTTTTCAGAATGTGCCAAAGCGTCAAAGCTTCCGGTCATTCTTTATAATGTGCCATCAAGGACCGGAGTCAATATCTTTCCGGCTACATACAAAAGGCTGAGTGAAATTGATAATATCGTGGCGGCGAAGGAGGCCAGTGGAAATTTTTCACAGATGGCCAAGATCGCGTCGCTGTGCAAAAATGACCTTTTCCTTTACTCGGGCAATGATGATCAGATTACATCTGCGCTTGCACTGGGGGCAAAAGGAGTGATCTCTGTATTGTCCAATATTCTTCCGCAGGAGACACATGATATCTGTGAAGCTTATTTCCAGGGAAACAGTGAGGAAAGTGATAACCTGCAGCTGAAATATCTGGAGTTGATCGAGGCGCTGTTTTTGGATGTAAATCCGATTCCTGTGAAACAGGCGATGCGGGCAATGGGGTACGATGTGGGACATTGCCGGCTTCCGCTGTGCGATATGGATTCCACGATGGCGGAAAAAATGTTTACGGTACTTTACCGTTACGGTTTGCTGAAAAGCAGTGTCAGACCGGGGTCAGTTACCATTCACCGGCCGGGATATGCGGGAGCGATACCGACGCGGAATTTGTAG
- a CDS encoding YitT family protein, producing the protein MGAGKLVVIITNKSQEAAEEIGKISGRGSTAIQAMGTYTKQKKNVLLCACSSSQAYLIRNVVHRIDPGAFVMLTETSEVYGEGYIHTKV; encoded by the coding sequence ATGGGCGCGGGAAAACTGGTGGTTATCATCACGAATAAAAGTCAGGAGGCCGCAGAAGAGATCGGAAAGATCAGCGGCAGAGGTTCTACGGCGATACAGGCGATGGGGACTTATACAAAGCAGAAGAAGAATGTGCTGTTGTGTGCATGTTCCAGCTCGCAGGCGTATTTGATTAGAAATGTAGTTCATCGTATTGATCCGGGGGCATTTGTGATGCTGACAGAGACGAGTGAGGTATATGGAGAAGGTTATATTCATACAAAAGTTTAG
- a CDS encoding magnesium transporter CorA family protein translates to MRYRLNRQIIKLRPEEKTAEGEALIEVLTREEYEQQMTAGHEDRLFLQSINNYQHSKADFLKDSIIGTLVIPDKGDLAHREICFAWHMKKDSLVFVDNTRTVSGIIEEMEQTQTVEKLHLGYFFYEFLEFLIRDETRFLQEYEEGMTKLEEELMQYDGEDISKAILKIRKELLRLHSYYNQMIDMCETMSENYNEMLSRDSCRLFHQFSGRMSRILANAQNLREYSLQIRELYQTQIQMRQNKVMQLLTVVTTIFMPLTLLTGWYGMNFDRMPELHWEFGYAVVIGISVILVIVEIWYFKKKGWFL, encoded by the coding sequence ATGCGTTATCGTCTGAACCGGCAGATTATAAAGCTGCGCCCGGAGGAGAAAACAGCCGAGGGCGAGGCTCTGATCGAAGTATTGACAAGAGAAGAATATGAACAGCAGATGACAGCCGGCCATGAAGACCGGTTGTTTTTGCAGAGCATCAACAATTATCAGCACAGCAAAGCTGATTTTTTAAAAGACAGTATCATTGGTACGCTGGTCATTCCAGATAAAGGGGATCTGGCACACAGGGAAATCTGCTTTGCATGGCATATGAAAAAGGACAGTCTGGTGTTTGTGGATAACACCCGGACCGTATCTGGAATCATCGAGGAGATGGAGCAGACACAGACTGTTGAGAAACTTCATCTGGGCTACTTTTTTTATGAGTTTCTTGAATTTCTGATCCGTGATGAAACTCGTTTTCTTCAGGAATACGAAGAAGGAATGACAAAGCTGGAAGAAGAACTGATGCAGTATGACGGGGAGGATATCTCCAAAGCTATTTTAAAGATCAGAAAAGAGCTCCTTCGCCTGCATTCCTATTATAATCAGATGATCGACATGTGTGAGACTATGAGCGAGAATTATAACGAGATGTTGTCCAGAGATTCGTGCAGGCTGTTTCATCAGTTTTCCGGGAGGATGTCGCGAATACTGGCAAATGCCCAGAACCTTAGGGAGTATTCGCTGCAGATACGTGAACTGTATCAGACACAGATTCAAATGCGTCAGAATAAGGTGATGCAGCTGCTGACTGTTGTCACGACGATCTTCATGCCGCTGACCCTGCTCACCGGCTGGTATGGGATGAATTTTGACAGAATGCCGGAACTGCACTGGGAGTTTGGGTATGCGGTGGTTATCGGCATTTCCGTGATCCTTGTGATCGTGGAGATCTGGTATTTTAAAAAAAAGGGCTGGTTTTTATAA
- a CDS encoding hybrid sensor histidine kinase/response regulator → MSHDIRTPMNAIMGMTTLAQLNINDKEKLIEYLEKIEISSNHLLKLINEVLDMSRIESGKMQLDETEFDLSGLIHEVVLMMQPAIQQNAQKVIVKIPDDFHSLVLGDEQRLRQILINILENAVKYTGFRGKIRIRLEELTKDEAYMGTYRFIIEDNGIGIKKDYLEHIFEPFSRGDDTRINKIPGTGLGLTIVKTILDMMEGKIEAESEYGKGTRFTVTLSMMKKYVLQRTQKEEMVRQIENFRGVRVLLAEDNELNQQIAREMLEFLGARVDVVENGSLAVNMVLHNPPFYYDLVFMDVQMPVMNGFEAAEKIRSSGKEAIGELPIIAMTADAFPEDIKKTRQAGMNGHMAKPIEIERLRKVLEYCVQWKNKNHRTAENFYYDTDK, encoded by the coding sequence ATGAGCCACGATATCCGCACACCGATGAATGCCATCATGGGCATGACGACTCTTGCACAGTTAAATATTAACGACAAAGAGAAACTGATCGAGTATCTGGAGAAGATCGAGATTTCCAGCAATCATCTGCTGAAGTTGATCAATGAAGTGCTGGATATGAGCAGGATTGAAAGCGGTAAGATGCAGCTGGATGAGACAGAATTCGATCTTAGCGGACTTATTCATGAAGTTGTGCTGATGATGCAGCCCGCTATTCAGCAGAATGCACAGAAAGTTATCGTGAAGATACCGGATGATTTTCATTCTCTGGTATTGGGGGATGAGCAGAGACTTCGCCAGATACTGATCAATATTCTGGAGAATGCAGTAAAATATACTGGTTTCAGGGGGAAAATTAGAATTCGTCTGGAAGAGCTGACGAAGGATGAGGCGTATATGGGGACATATCGGTTCATCATAGAGGATAACGGGATCGGTATTAAGAAGGATTATCTGGAACATATCTTTGAACCGTTCAGCAGAGGGGACGATACAAGGATTAATAAAATACCGGGTACCGGTCTGGGACTTACGATCGTAAAAACAATTCTGGACATGATGGAGGGAAAAATAGAGGCAGAGAGTGAGTACGGAAAGGGAACCCGATTCACGGTTACCTTAAGTATGATGAAAAAGTATGTTCTGCAGCGGACACAGAAGGAGGAGATGGTAAGGCAGATTGAAAACTTCAGGGGTGTTCGTGTGCTGCTGGCAGAAGATAATGAGTTGAACCAGCAGATTGCACGGGAAATGCTGGAATTCCTGGGAGCGAGGGTCGATGTTGTGGAAAACGGCAGCCTCGCTGTAAATATGGTGCTGCATAACCCTCCATTCTACTATGATCTCGTATTTATGGATGTTCAGATGCCGGTGATGAACGGTTTTGAGGCGGCAGAAAAAATCCGGTCTTCAGGAAAAGAGGCAATCGGTGAACTTCCGATTATCGCCATGACGGCAGATGCATTTCCGGAAGATATCAAAAAAACAAGGCAGGCCGGGATGAATGGGCATATGGCAAAACCGATTGAGATAGAGCGGCTGAGAAAAGTATTGGAATACTGTGTCCAGTGGAAAAATAAAAATCACCGGACCGCAGAAAACTTTTATTATGACACCGACAAATAG
- a CDS encoding PucR family transcriptional regulator: MHLSMNIVRHELAKQFSLAGPQTVFERHANLRSAAMLTSAAPEPQILYVAEARRLPVRWKFQTHASLIISGQIPEDYFHNTEVDYICVDDHRFPVVLNAVLHIFQIYDIFDENLKSSIIRDIAPHLLCNMICSFLKLPLAVFDSFLRVHYISENAQNLIDWELDPVTGMRLLPTDFINQLNLVYTETAEDFIEGAVLLRDDRLPYNLICTMDGRKDYILVVFEMDTPLDRSMVEVVGYLNRYVLMSFENSTLKSFVPDSLSAVIQSMLEGTRLSRIELQNQLDAVGWDMEDTCCCIAMHSLTEQRNPKYISTFCLKLESLFSACVVFPYNKRVVAIVNLDRSKCPYFDIQRRISLLLRDGLMKAGVSFKYWNFETTPIYFQQACCAYDMGKLYNPTIWCYNFSEYALQYFMHYGSSRLPPRHLCHPGLVELHRYDVKNGTELLSTLETYVKNNCNAVTAANLLYIHRNTFYQRLCRIQELLHLNLDDPDERLYLMISTKLISMYYYELENGFFFPSE, translated from the coding sequence GTGCATCTGAGTATGAACATTGTCCGGCACGAGCTGGCAAAGCAGTTTTCGCTTGCAGGACCACAAACCGTATTTGAACGCCATGCAAACTTAAGAAGCGCGGCCATGCTCACCAGCGCGGCGCCGGAACCTCAGATTCTCTATGTTGCAGAGGCAAGGCGGCTTCCTGTGAGATGGAAATTCCAAACCCATGCTTCCCTGATCATCTCCGGTCAGATTCCGGAGGATTATTTTCATAATACGGAAGTTGATTACATCTGTGTGGACGATCACCGCTTTCCGGTCGTGCTGAATGCAGTGCTGCACATCTTCCAAATCTATGATATTTTTGACGAAAACCTGAAAAGCAGCATCATCAGGGATATTGCACCGCACCTTCTCTGTAACATGATCTGCAGCTTTCTAAAACTGCCGCTCGCCGTATTTGACAGTTTCCTGCGTGTTCACTATATTTCCGAAAATGCACAGAATCTGATAGACTGGGAGCTGGATCCGGTTACCGGCATGCGTCTGCTTCCCACAGATTTTATCAATCAGCTGAATCTGGTCTATACGGAAACGGCAGAGGACTTTATAGAGGGGGCAGTGCTGCTCAGGGACGACCGTCTGCCCTACAATCTGATCTGTACGATGGACGGCAGAAAGGATTATATTCTTGTGGTTTTTGAGATGGATACACCGCTTGACAGAAGCATGGTAGAGGTGGTTGGGTATCTGAACCGCTATGTGTTAATGAGTTTTGAGAACTCCACACTGAAATCCTTCGTACCGGACAGTCTGTCCGCCGTGATTCAGTCCATGCTGGAGGGAACGAGGCTCAGCCGTATTGAACTGCAAAATCAGCTGGATGCCGTAGGATGGGATATGGAGGACACCTGCTGCTGTATCGCCATGCACAGCCTGACAGAACAGCGCAATCCCAAGTATATCAGTACCTTTTGCCTGAAGCTGGAAAGCCTGTTCTCCGCCTGCGTAGTGTTTCCTTATAACAAACGGGTCGTAGCGATCGTAAATCTGGACCGGTCAAAATGCCCATATTTTGATATTCAGCGGAGGATCAGTCTGCTGCTGCGCGATGGTCTGATGAAAGCCGGTGTCAGCTTCAAATACTGGAATTTTGAGACAACCCCGATCTATTTTCAACAGGCCTGCTGTGCCTATGATATGGGAAAGCTGTACAATCCTACAATATGGTGCTACAATTTCTCCGAGTATGCACTTCAGTACTTTATGCATTATGGTTCCAGCCGTCTGCCTCCCCGCCATCTCTGTCATCCCGGTCTGGTGGAACTGCACAGGTATGACGTAAAAAATGGCACAGAGCTTTTAAGTACTCTGGAGACTTATGTGAAAAATAACTGCAACGCAGTGACAGCAGCCAATCTGCTCTATATTCATCGTAATACCTTTTATCAGCGCTTATGCCGGATTCAGGAACTGCTGCATCTGAACCTGGATGATCCGGATGAACGGCTGTATTTGATGATTTCCACAAAACTGATCAGTATGTATTACTACGAACTTGAGAATGGTTTCTTTTTTCCCAGCGAATAA